From a region of the Actinomycetota bacterium genome:
- the dnaJ gene encoding molecular chaperone DnaJ — protein sequence MAQAQREWFEKDYYKALGVPETATEQEIRRAYRKLAKKHHPDANPGSEDRFKEISSAYDVLSDAEKRKQYDEVRRLGPMASGFPGGDGAAQGFSFNTDDLGDIFGNLFTRARRGGRAGSATGPQRGNDLEAELHLAFLDAINGITTTVHLTSEAVCHTCRGSGAAPGTSPSICPQCGGRGVLEENQGLFSFSQACPRCGGRGTVVETPCPTCAGTGVERRARQVRVRVPAGVDDGQRIRLKGRGGAGRNGGAPGDLFVTVTVGSHPLFGRKGRDLTLSVPITFAEAALGAHISVPTLDGSVTLKVPPGTRSGKTFRVKGRGVPHAKGAGDLLVAVEVAVPQKLTTAERQAIEALAEATSTSPRTHLGV from the coding sequence GTGGCCCAGGCCCAGCGCGAATGGTTCGAGAAGGATTACTACAAGGCGCTCGGTGTGCCGGAGACGGCAACCGAGCAAGAGATCCGTCGCGCCTACCGGAAGCTGGCCAAGAAGCACCATCCCGACGCCAACCCCGGCAGTGAGGACCGCTTCAAGGAGATCTCCTCGGCGTACGACGTCCTCTCCGACGCGGAGAAGCGCAAGCAGTACGACGAGGTCCGCCGGCTGGGGCCCATGGCGTCCGGCTTCCCAGGCGGCGACGGTGCGGCCCAGGGCTTCTCGTTCAACACCGACGATCTCGGTGACATCTTCGGCAATCTGTTCACGCGGGCCCGGCGCGGTGGGCGCGCCGGCTCCGCGACCGGTCCGCAGCGCGGCAACGACCTCGAGGCCGAGCTCCACCTGGCGTTCCTCGACGCGATCAACGGGATCACCACGACCGTCCACCTGACGAGCGAGGCCGTCTGCCACACGTGCCGCGGCTCCGGCGCGGCGCCGGGTACCAGCCCCTCGATCTGCCCGCAGTGCGGCGGCCGGGGTGTGCTCGAGGAGAACCAGGGCCTCTTCTCCTTCAGCCAGGCCTGTCCGCGTTGCGGGGGGCGGGGCACGGTGGTAGAGACGCCGTGCCCGACGTGTGCGGGCACCGGAGTCGAGCGCCGGGCGCGGCAGGTGCGCGTGCGGGTGCCCGCGGGGGTCGACGACGGGCAGCGCATCCGGCTCAAGGGCAGGGGCGGGGCCGGGCGCAACGGAGGCGCTCCGGGCGACCTCTTCGTCACGGTCACCGTCGGGTCCCATCCGCTGTTCGGTCGGAAGGGCCGCGACCTCACCCTGAGCGTGCCGATCACGTTCGCCGAAGCCGCGCTGGGTGCCCACATCTCGGTGCCGACGCTCGACGGCTCGGTCACGCTCAAGGTCCCCCCGGGCACGCGCTCGGGCAAGACGTTCCGCGTCAAGGGCCGTGGCGTGCCGCACGCCAAGGGAGCGGGCGACCTGCTCGTCGCCGTCGAGGTCGCCGTGCCGCAGAAGCTCACGACCGCCGAGCGCCAGGCCATCGAGGCACTGGCCGAGGCCACCAGCACCTCACCCAGAACCCACCTGGGGGTCTAG
- a CDS encoding MerR family transcriptional regulator — protein MELNRAVYVISVAAELAGVHPQTLRIYERKGLLDPARTIGGSRRYSERDIERLRRINDLTAAGLNLAGVKQVMELEDELARLRSELESTQAEARLLIEKVHRHYRRDLVPLNQSPARYVPPRRS, from the coding sequence ATGGAACTGAACCGGGCCGTCTACGTGATCTCGGTGGCCGCCGAGCTCGCCGGCGTCCACCCGCAGACGTTGCGCATCTACGAGCGCAAGGGCCTCCTCGACCCGGCGCGCACGATCGGCGGGAGCCGTCGCTACAGCGAGCGCGACATCGAACGGCTGCGCCGCATCAACGATCTCACCGCGGCCGGGCTCAACCTGGCCGGGGTGAAGCAGGTGATGGAGCTGGAGGACGAGCTGGCGAGGTTGCGGTCCGAATTGGAGTCCACGCAGGCCGAAGCCCGCCTCCTGATCGAGAAGGTGCACCGTCACTACCGGCGTGATCTGGTGCCTTTGAACCAGAGCCCCGCGCGCTACGTCCCACCGCGTCGATCATGA